In Allorhodopirellula heiligendammensis, one DNA window encodes the following:
- a CDS encoding GntR family transcriptional regulator has translation MQIRVIPGSGAAIYRQIADQVRRAVAAGELSVGDPLPSVRALAKELVVNPNTVAKAYAELAGDGVLETQPGRGAFVAERRNVYSHTERLRRLDEALETAINESIRLDFSSDEILDRMRGKLDQFNSRGNENV, from the coding sequence ATGCAAATTCGAGTGATCCCAGGCAGTGGTGCCGCGATCTATCGTCAGATTGCCGACCAGGTTCGCCGGGCCGTCGCAGCGGGAGAGTTGTCCGTTGGTGATCCGCTGCCGAGTGTTCGGGCCCTGGCCAAAGAACTGGTCGTCAATCCCAATACCGTGGCCAAGGCCTATGCAGAATTGGCTGGCGACGGTGTGCTGGAAACGCAGCCCGGCCGCGGCGCGTTCGTGGCCGAGCGTCGCAACGTGTACTCGCATACCGAGCGGCTCCGACGACTCGATGAAGCTCTCGAGACCGCGATCAACGAGTCAATCCGGCTCGATTTCTCCAGCGACGAGATTCTCGATCGGATGCGTGGCAAACTCGATCAATTCAATTCTCGAGGTAACGAAAATGTCTGA
- a CDS encoding ABC transporter ATP-binding protein produces the protein MSDTDVIRTHRLTRYFGSRPVVHDLDFAVPRGQIVGLLGLNGAGKTTTIRMLLGLLEPTRGSCEVLGTDSRELTPSDRARIGHTVEGHFLYPWMRVRECERFGRETHPQWDGGFFERSIRRFGIDSDAKVAWLSRGQRAGVSLASTLASNPVLLILDDPALGLDPVSRRALNETILEFCESGERSVLLSSHLLDDVERVADRVALMVDGMMVVNTTIDDFRNRIASWVIEAPASPTTSEALSTPIPIPRFVNCRPVGERWQLTVVDPGDDTHAALAAIENSVIEPVEVTFEDAVLAYLSRSRVYHSFYTEDAS, from the coding sequence ATGTCTGACACTGACGTCATTCGCACGCACCGGCTGACCCGCTACTTCGGCAGCAGACCGGTTGTCCACGATCTCGACTTTGCCGTCCCACGCGGCCAAATCGTTGGTCTGCTCGGACTCAACGGGGCTGGGAAAACCACCACGATCCGAATGCTGCTCGGACTGCTGGAACCAACGCGAGGCTCTTGTGAAGTACTCGGCACAGACAGCCGCGAGCTGACCCCGAGCGATCGAGCGCGGATTGGACATACGGTCGAGGGGCACTTCCTCTATCCCTGGATGCGGGTTCGCGAGTGCGAGCGGTTTGGGCGTGAAACCCATCCTCAGTGGGACGGTGGCTTCTTCGAACGTTCGATACGCCGATTCGGAATTGATAGCGATGCCAAAGTCGCGTGGCTCAGCCGTGGCCAGCGAGCGGGCGTTTCGTTGGCCTCGACTCTAGCGAGCAATCCCGTGCTGCTGATTCTCGATGACCCCGCCCTTGGGCTGGATCCAGTCAGTCGCCGGGCGCTCAACGAAACCATTCTCGAGTTTTGCGAATCGGGCGAGCGCTCGGTGCTGTTGAGCAGTCACTTGCTCGACGATGTCGAACGGGTCGCCGACCGCGTCGCTCTGATGGTCGACGGCATGATGGTCGTCAACACCACCATCGATGACTTCCGCAACCGGATCGCGTCTTGGGTCATCGAGGCGCCGGCTTCGCCAACGACCTCCGAAGCCCTATCCACGCCGATTCCAATCCCACGGTTTGTCAATTGCCGCCCGGTGGGCGAACGCTGGCAACTGACAGTGGTCGACCCGGGCGACGATACGCACGCTGCTTTGGCAGCTATTGAGAACAGTGTCATCGAGCCGGTCGAAGTAACATTCGAAGACGCGGTACTCGCCTATCTATCTCGTTCCCGAGTTTATCACTCGTTCTATACCGAGGACGCATCATGA
- a CDS encoding alpha/beta hydrolase has translation MTAPDINCNSTAWDTASRDASNRRVHSERGHRRAPRRLRSPWWCCLLLLGCLCAVHVSQVTGQDEVVGKPIISHSDLTVYQADDGTIKPIQSLDDWSKRRSQIIAGAEAAMGKLPAPDTQADFDVHVDEDVSIGDVRRLMMTIAVGKSDRLPLDLYLPKGVADRVDVRDIFLAGSANQLPAIIALHPTGAAGKRIVAGEGGRPGRQYAIELAQRGYVVIAPDYPSFGAYADYDFGGDGYDSGTMKGIVNHRRCVDLLSQLPFVDANRIGAIGHSLGGHNAIFLGVFDQRVKLVVSSCGWCPFHDYYGGDLTGWTSDRYMPRLRDRFHLNPDEVPFDFYELIAALAPRTFVSVSPLRDSNFDIAGVRKAMPVAGGVYSLWGVPNELILITPDCEHDFPTETRQQAYDVIDRVLQHNCSLKTPLFGTDG, from the coding sequence ATGACGGCCCCCGATATTAACTGCAATTCCACAGCATGGGACACGGCTAGTAGGGATGCGTCGAATCGACGTGTTCACAGTGAACGCGGTCACCGTCGTGCACCTCGTCGGCTGCGCTCGCCTTGGTGGTGCTGCCTGTTGCTGCTGGGTTGTCTGTGCGCAGTCCATGTTTCACAGGTCACGGGCCAAGACGAAGTTGTGGGGAAACCGATCATTTCACACTCAGACCTGACGGTCTATCAGGCTGATGATGGGACGATCAAACCGATTCAGTCCCTTGACGACTGGAGTAAACGACGGTCGCAGATCATTGCTGGAGCCGAGGCAGCGATGGGAAAGCTCCCGGCACCAGATACGCAGGCAGACTTCGATGTCCACGTCGACGAAGATGTTTCCATTGGCGATGTGAGACGCCTGATGATGACGATTGCAGTCGGGAAATCCGATCGTTTACCTCTCGACCTATACTTGCCAAAGGGTGTCGCCGATCGTGTTGATGTCCGAGATATTTTTCTTGCCGGATCAGCGAACCAATTGCCAGCGATCATTGCGTTGCATCCGACCGGTGCCGCTGGCAAACGCATCGTGGCGGGTGAAGGAGGTCGCCCGGGGCGTCAATACGCCATTGAACTGGCGCAGCGTGGATACGTTGTCATCGCGCCAGACTATCCGTCCTTTGGCGCGTACGCCGACTACGACTTCGGGGGCGACGGATATGACTCGGGCACAATGAAGGGGATCGTCAATCATCGCCGCTGCGTCGATCTACTTTCGCAGTTACCATTTGTCGATGCCAATCGGATCGGTGCGATTGGTCATTCGCTCGGCGGGCACAATGCAATTTTTCTTGGCGTATTTGATCAACGTGTAAAATTGGTCGTCTCCAGTTGCGGTTGGTGCCCCTTCCATGACTACTACGGCGGTGACCTCACGGGCTGGACGAGTGACCGCTACATGCCTCGGCTTCGAGATCGCTTTCACTTGAATCCTGATGAAGTTCCTTTCGACTTTTATGAGTTGATTGCCGCATTGGCGCCACGTACCTTTGTTTCGGTGTCGCCCCTGCGTGATTCAAACTTCGATATCGCAGGCGTCCGCAAAGCGATGCCCGTCGCCGGTGGTGTGTATTCATTGTGGGGCGTGCCGAATGAACTGATCCTGATCACACCGGACTGTGAGCACGATTTCCCAACAGAGACTCGACAACAGGCTTATGACGTGATCGATCGCGTGTTGCAGCACAACTGCTCACTGAAAACTCCGCTATTTGGAACAGATGGATGA
- a CDS encoding DUF1501 domain-containing protein translates to MTLERPNMDSYQPADTRRRFLQQTGMGVGALALQWMIAQESATAMPPILKDKPPSDLHPRKPHFASRAKAMISLFQHGGPSHMDLTDPKPELTRFDGTDYSGEIQFSFVNEASKKLLGSPFHFQKHGKCGTELSELLPHTAGVVDDICLIRSMHTGANGHEVSIRYFHGGIPAVLGRPTFGSWLTYALGSESQELPAFMVLADPGGPPVDGATNWSNGFMPSMFQGTVLRPTEPRIFNLQPPSHLAGAYQRQNLDLLQQLNQQHLESHPGESDLEARIASYELAARMQTAATDALDISQETANTHSMYGLDHPETREYGTRCLLARRLVERGVRFVQLFHSGQPWDNHSSIRSGLTSICRKTDQPTAALVADLRQRGLLDTTLVHWGGEIGRLPVTQDHGAAEKAGRDHNGQGFSIWLAGGGIRGGMTFGKTDDFGHHAIENIVTPNDFQATVMHLFGLHYEQVVYPHGNQEQIVTAHRPARVVHEVIV, encoded by the coding sequence ATGACTTTGGAACGCCCGAATATGGATTCCTATCAACCAGCTGATACGCGCCGCCGATTCCTGCAACAAACCGGAATGGGCGTGGGAGCATTGGCGCTGCAGTGGATGATCGCCCAAGAGTCGGCGACGGCCATGCCTCCCATCTTGAAAGACAAGCCGCCGAGTGATCTGCATCCCCGCAAGCCGCATTTTGCGTCGCGTGCGAAGGCCATGATCTCGTTGTTCCAACATGGCGGGCCTTCGCACATGGACCTGACCGATCCCAAACCAGAGCTGACCCGCTTCGACGGGACGGACTACTCCGGCGAAATCCAATTTTCATTTGTCAATGAGGCCAGTAAGAAGTTATTGGGTAGTCCTTTTCATTTTCAAAAGCACGGGAAGTGTGGCACTGAACTATCGGAGCTGTTGCCGCACACTGCGGGCGTTGTCGATGACATCTGTTTGATTCGCAGCATGCACACAGGGGCGAATGGGCACGAAGTTTCCATCCGCTACTTTCACGGTGGTATCCCGGCGGTCTTGGGGCGGCCCACGTTCGGTTCGTGGCTGACCTATGCATTGGGTAGTGAGTCGCAAGAGCTACCAGCGTTCATGGTCTTGGCGGACCCCGGCGGGCCCCCGGTCGATGGCGCAACGAATTGGAGTAACGGATTCATGCCCTCGATGTTTCAGGGTACGGTCCTTCGTCCGACGGAGCCGAGAATATTCAATTTGCAACCACCATCGCATTTGGCAGGCGCTTACCAACGCCAGAACCTTGACCTCCTCCAGCAACTGAATCAACAGCATCTCGAGTCACATCCGGGTGAATCCGATCTCGAGGCACGTATCGCCAGCTACGAACTCGCCGCCCGCATGCAAACGGCGGCAACAGATGCACTGGATATCTCACAGGAAACCGCCAACACGCACTCGATGTACGGCTTGGATCATCCCGAGACTCGCGAGTACGGCACTCGCTGCTTGTTGGCACGGCGATTGGTCGAGCGGGGCGTTCGGTTCGTTCAACTATTTCACAGCGGCCAGCCCTGGGACAATCACAGCAGCATCAGAAGCGGTCTAACATCGATCTGTCGCAAGACGGACCAGCCGACGGCGGCGCTGGTTGCCGATCTGCGACAACGCGGGCTGCTTGACACCACACTGGTCCATTGGGGCGGCGAAATCGGACGTCTACCCGTCACTCAAGATCACGGCGCCGCCGAAAAGGCGGGCCGCGATCACAATGGTCAAGGCTTCAGCATTTGGCTCGCCGGCGGCGGCATTCGTGGCGGCATGACGTTTGGGAAAACAGACGACTTTGGACACCATGCGATCGAAAACATCGTCACACCGAACGACTTCCAAGCTACCGTCATGCATCTGTTCGGTTTGCACTACGAGCAGGTCGTCTACCCACATGGCAACCAAGAACAAATCGTGACTGCTCACCGCCCCGCCCGAGTCGTTCACGAAGTGATTGTCTAG
- a CDS encoding PSD1 and planctomycete cytochrome C domain-containing protein — protein sequence MFHWLSSRYATRLSSAVVLLGLSSGFAAATEPPYFETEIRPILREFCFDCHGAVEELEGGLDLRLVHRMVSGGDSGEAVVPGDPDASLLLSRVRDGDMPPGEAHVPEAKIAILEDWIQRGAATLRDEPTDLAPGIPITEEERNYWAYQPLPEVVVPTDADDAAIHSPIDALIAAEMPAGLSFSEDADRFTVIQRAYADLLGLPPTVEQLDVWRHDPDPRWFEHLVDQLLSSPHYGERWARHWLDAAGYADSDGYTAADTNRDWAWRYRDYVIASFNEDKPFDQFIVEQLAGDELAGPKVGDWTDHQIELLSATGFLRMAADGTGSGDDSPEARNKVIADTLQIVCSTLLGSSVHCAQCHDHRYDPISHADYFALRAVFEPGLDWQAWKPPAARLVSLATEQDLVDAAKIESEVGIVAAERASQQAAFIEEVFEQELMKFDEPLRTQLRTAYETADDERDADQKTLLASHPSINITPGVLYQYRPDAAAKLKEFDAKIAELRAGKPVEEFIQAFVEPPGHAPVTYLFHRGDFNQPKQEIQPAALTVAAAEGARVTFPLDDPKLPTTGRRLAFANYLTDGGNPLTARAIVNRVWMHHFGRGIVATPGEFGRLGDEPSHPKLLDWLARDFVDHGWSLKRLHRQILTSKSWRQSSLRRPEGEALDPENQYYWRKSLQRVDAEVLRDSVLAAAGTLDLKLFGPPVEIAEDETGQVRVDADQPRRSVYARVRRSQPVGMLQVFDAPVMGVNCEVRTVSTVAPQSLMMLNGDFVLEHAGLVAERAVQRAADNADALDVDAASWLPNMPTPTWCYGSGTIDDENGLLGELVELPHFTGTSWQGGPTAPDPQFGWVILNANGGHPGNPSQPAIRRWVAPAEGQLSIAGTLQHGSDNGDGVRARVFSANGLHGTWQIKKGSVDTPVSSWAVHAGDSIDFVIDCLENESSDSFTWPLKLTFTRTDGELVLYDSVTGFHGPETDLALLPAQINAAWEIVLSRPASTAELELSLQFAADQLALMSRDATGTLSGRSRAQQVLVNICQMLLNSNEFLYTE from the coding sequence ATGTTCCATTGGTTGTCCTCACGATACGCAACTCGCCTTTCCTCAGCAGTCGTGCTGCTAGGGCTCTCGAGCGGCTTCGCGGCTGCCACCGAACCGCCATACTTCGAGACTGAGATCCGACCAATTCTGCGTGAGTTTTGTTTCGATTGCCATGGAGCGGTGGAGGAACTTGAGGGCGGCTTGGACTTGCGGCTGGTTCATCGAATGGTTTCCGGAGGCGACTCGGGCGAAGCGGTGGTGCCTGGTGATCCCGACGCGAGTTTGTTACTCAGCCGTGTGCGAGACGGTGACATGCCACCCGGCGAAGCGCACGTTCCCGAGGCGAAGATTGCTATTCTAGAAGATTGGATTCAGCGGGGGGCAGCAACCCTTCGCGATGAACCCACAGACCTTGCGCCGGGCATTCCGATCACCGAGGAAGAGCGAAACTATTGGGCGTATCAACCGCTCCCTGAGGTGGTCGTTCCCACCGATGCTGACGACGCGGCCATCCACTCGCCCATCGACGCGTTGATCGCTGCTGAGATGCCCGCCGGCTTATCCTTTTCGGAAGACGCAGACCGCTTCACGGTGATTCAGCGGGCGTACGCTGACCTGTTGGGGTTGCCACCGACCGTGGAGCAGCTGGATGTGTGGCGACACGATCCCGATCCGCGATGGTTTGAACACTTGGTAGATCAGCTGCTGAGTTCGCCACATTATGGCGAGAGGTGGGCGCGACATTGGCTCGACGCGGCCGGGTACGCTGACAGCGACGGCTACACTGCGGCGGATACCAACCGCGATTGGGCGTGGCGTTACCGGGATTACGTGATCGCATCGTTCAATGAAGACAAACCGTTTGATCAGTTCATCGTGGAGCAACTGGCTGGTGACGAACTTGCTGGGCCAAAAGTGGGTGACTGGACGGACCACCAAATCGAGTTGTTGAGTGCGACCGGATTTTTGCGAATGGCTGCCGACGGTACGGGCAGCGGTGACGATAGTCCCGAAGCGAGAAATAAGGTGATCGCCGACACGCTGCAAATCGTGTGTTCGACTTTACTGGGTTCGAGCGTTCATTGTGCTCAGTGCCATGACCACCGCTATGACCCGATCTCCCACGCTGACTACTTCGCATTGCGGGCGGTCTTTGAGCCGGGATTGGACTGGCAAGCTTGGAAGCCGCCGGCGGCCCGTCTGGTTTCCCTGGCAACCGAACAGGATCTCGTCGATGCGGCGAAAATTGAGAGCGAGGTTGGCATCGTCGCAGCAGAGCGGGCGAGTCAACAAGCTGCTTTCATTGAGGAAGTGTTCGAGCAGGAGTTGATGAAGTTCGACGAACCACTTCGCACCCAATTGCGCACGGCCTATGAGACCGCGGACGACGAGCGTGATGCCGACCAGAAGACTCTCTTGGCCAGTCACCCGAGTATCAACATCACGCCCGGCGTCTTGTATCAATACCGTCCGGACGCGGCGGCCAAGTTAAAAGAATTTGACGCCAAGATTGCTGAGTTGCGTGCTGGCAAGCCGGTCGAAGAGTTTATCCAGGCCTTCGTCGAGCCACCGGGGCATGCGCCGGTAACCTACCTCTTTCACCGCGGCGATTTCAATCAGCCGAAACAGGAGATTCAGCCAGCGGCATTAACCGTTGCAGCTGCCGAGGGCGCGCGGGTGACGTTTCCGCTCGATGATCCGAAGTTGCCCACAACGGGGCGCCGGCTGGCGTTCGCCAACTATTTGACCGATGGCGGCAATCCACTGACCGCGCGGGCGATCGTCAACCGCGTTTGGATGCACCACTTTGGTCGCGGCATCGTGGCGACGCCGGGAGAGTTTGGTCGTTTGGGCGACGAGCCCTCGCATCCCAAATTGCTTGATTGGCTGGCGCGAGACTTCGTCGATCATGGCTGGAGCTTGAAACGCCTCCACCGACAGATCCTGACATCGAAAAGTTGGAGACAAAGCTCACTGCGTCGACCGGAGGGCGAAGCGCTCGATCCTGAAAATCAGTATTACTGGCGAAAGTCACTGCAGCGCGTTGACGCGGAAGTTTTACGTGACTCGGTGTTGGCCGCGGCAGGGACACTCGACCTAAAATTGTTTGGGCCACCGGTGGAGATCGCCGAGGACGAAACCGGCCAGGTCCGTGTGGATGCCGACCAACCGCGACGTAGCGTTTATGCGCGAGTGCGGCGGAGCCAACCGGTAGGCATGCTGCAGGTATTTGACGCGCCGGTGATGGGAGTCAATTGTGAGGTGCGAACAGTATCGACCGTCGCGCCGCAATCGTTGATGATGCTCAATGGTGACTTCGTCCTCGAGCACGCTGGTCTTGTGGCTGAGCGAGCCGTCCAACGCGCCGCAGATAATGCTGACGCGCTCGATGTGGACGCCGCATCATGGTTACCGAACATGCCCACGCCGACGTGGTGCTACGGGTCGGGCACGATCGATGACGAGAACGGACTGCTGGGCGAGCTGGTAGAGTTGCCACACTTCACGGGAACGAGCTGGCAGGGCGGCCCGACGGCACCGGACCCTCAATTTGGCTGGGTGATTTTGAACGCTAATGGTGGTCATCCCGGGAATCCATCGCAGCCTGCAATCCGCCGTTGGGTGGCACCCGCAGAGGGTCAACTCAGCATTGCGGGAACGCTGCAACACGGGAGTGACAATGGTGATGGCGTTCGCGCCCGGGTTTTTTCCGCGAACGGACTGCACGGCACGTGGCAGATCAAGAAGGGATCAGTCGATACGCCGGTGAGCTCCTGGGCAGTCCACGCGGGAGATTCGATCGACTTCGTTATCGACTGCTTGGAAAATGAATCATCGGACTCCTTCACGTGGCCGTTGAAATTGACCTTCACGCGGACCGATGGAGAGCTGGTGCTTTATGATTCCGTAACTGGTTTTCATGGTCCTGAAACCGATCTCGCTCTCTTGCCGGCGCAAATCAATGCCGCCTGGGAAATTGTTCTATCTCGCCCCGCCAGCACTGCGGAGTTGGAGTTGTCGCTGCAGTTTGCTGCCGATCAGTTGGCACTGATGTCCCGCGATGCCACCGGCACTTTATCTGGCCGATCACGCGCGCAGCAGGTGCTCGTCAATATTTGCCAAATGCTGCTTAATTCGAACGAATTCCTCTACACCGAATGA
- a CDS encoding DUF2585 family protein, which translates to MNSKNGSRVAWQIAVIIIVMATCLRMMGRQWWCRCGTWVPWSWDIQTSHNSQHLLDPYSFTHVLHGIIFFWLLTWLSPRISQSGLAAPTRLLIAALIEAAWEILENSPWIIDRYRESTISLDYYGDSIANSISDVIACLLGYFLASKFRLRWSLGFILLTEVVLLLTIRDSLLLNVIMLVCPVEAIKQWQSEK; encoded by the coding sequence ATGAACAGTAAGAATGGATCCCGCGTCGCCTGGCAGATTGCCGTAATCATCATCGTGATGGCAACTTGTCTTCGCATGATGGGGCGACAGTGGTGGTGCCGTTGCGGGACTTGGGTTCCCTGGTCATGGGACATCCAAACGAGTCACAACTCGCAGCATTTGCTCGATCCCTATTCCTTCACGCATGTTTTGCACGGAATCATCTTTTTCTGGTTGCTGACATGGTTATCTCCTCGGATTTCTCAGAGTGGGCTTGCCGCACCGACCCGTCTACTCATCGCTGCGCTCATCGAAGCGGCTTGGGAGATTCTCGAGAACTCGCCTTGGATCATTGATCGCTACCGTGAATCCACAATTTCGCTGGACTACTACGGTGACTCGATTGCCAACTCCATCAGCGATGTTATCGCGTGCCTGCTCGGTTATTTTCTGGCCTCAAAATTCCGACTTCGTTGGTCACTGGGATTCATTCTGCTTACAGAAGTTGTCCTGCTGTTGACGATCCGAGATTCCCTCCTACTCAACGTGATCATGCTGGTTTGCCCAGTCGAGGCAATCAAACAGTGGCAGTCGGAAAAATAG
- a CDS encoding LysR family transcriptional regulator, with protein MQLRTFELFCHVADQRSFSKAAEAAGVTQSAVSQSIGHLEDSLGTKLFDRSKRPLALTEAGQIYWRGVRNIVGQYKELVEQVQNHDRRRSDTVTVGTVYSVGLSYMPEATKAFEENHPNVCVRTEFGSSQRVVELVLENKVDFGLVSFPRATKILGTIPWQSEPMRLVCSAEHVLASETEIPASRLRGVDMIGFERGLVLRQAIDQCLKAAGISVVTTMEFDNCDSIVRAIQANRGLGIIPEAAVRRETANGTLRVIACREIQMVRPLGIIFRKRGTLSRAATEFGSLLLGHEMEHDLLTKTEAAKADRDKCESNDRAASVLI; from the coding sequence TTGCAGCTACGAACCTTCGAACTTTTCTGTCACGTTGCCGACCAGCGGAGCTTCTCAAAAGCTGCCGAGGCGGCCGGTGTCACCCAGAGTGCGGTCAGTCAATCGATCGGACATCTGGAAGATTCGTTGGGTACCAAGTTGTTTGATCGTTCCAAGCGGCCGTTAGCGCTTACTGAGGCGGGCCAGATCTATTGGCGCGGTGTCCGAAACATCGTTGGTCAGTACAAGGAACTGGTCGAGCAGGTACAGAACCACGATCGGCGGCGCAGTGACACGGTCACGGTGGGGACGGTGTACTCGGTAGGCCTGAGTTACATGCCGGAGGCGACGAAGGCATTTGAGGAAAATCACCCCAATGTCTGTGTGAGAACCGAGTTCGGTTCGAGCCAACGGGTTGTCGAACTGGTCCTGGAAAACAAAGTTGACTTTGGATTGGTTAGCTTCCCGCGGGCGACCAAGATTCTCGGTACAATCCCGTGGCAGTCCGAGCCCATGCGTTTGGTCTGCTCGGCAGAGCATGTGCTCGCTAGCGAAACGGAGATTCCCGCTTCGCGATTAAGAGGCGTCGATATGATCGGGTTTGAACGTGGGCTGGTCCTGCGACAAGCGATCGATCAATGCCTCAAGGCAGCGGGCATCTCGGTGGTGACGACGATGGAGTTCGATAATTGCGACTCGATCGTGCGTGCGATCCAGGCCAACCGGGGACTGGGGATTATCCCGGAGGCGGCGGTGCGGCGCGAGACAGCCAACGGTACTTTGCGCGTCATTGCGTGCCGCGAAATTCAGATGGTTCGTCCACTAGGAATCATCTTTCGAAAACGCGGCACATTGAGCCGCGCGGCAACTGAATTCGGCTCGCTCTTGCTGGGCCACGAAATGGAGCATGACCTGCTCACCAAAACGGAGGCGGCCAAGGCGGACCGCGACAAATGCGAATCGAACGATCGTGCGGCATCCGTGCTGATTTAG